From one Vicia villosa cultivar HV-30 ecotype Madison, WI unplaced genomic scaffold, Vvil1.0 ctg.002056F_1_1, whole genome shotgun sequence genomic stretch:
- the LOC131637613 gene encoding mediator of RNA polymerase II transcription subunit 12-like isoform X1, with the protein MQRYHAGGCTSAVNNNSIGGPSARDIGRIDSSSLPTNFPVSSRRQPQPPLPPFNLYKLKCDKEHLNSRLGPPDFNPQTPNCNEETLTKEYLQSGYRDTVEGLEEAREILLTQIPHFNKTTVLNCKEAIRKRLRAINESRVQKRKAGQVYGVALSESQLSKPGVFPEQRPCSEDFRKKWIEGLSQQHKRLRSLADLVPQYRRKSVLEILIRNNVPLPRATWFVKVTYLNLVRPGSASFPSGTNDKTQLSCSDLWTKDIIEYLQTLLDDFFSKNTSHSTLHNRDRSPQMPYTTSLKNRSNRLLPVSNGEEPSLHFRWWFVVRLLQWHHAEGLVLPSLVIDWVLNQLQTSGFDFSISGFFQEKQLLEIWQLLLPIVYGFLEIVVLSQTYVRTLAGLALRIIRDPAPGGSDLVDNSRRAYTTSALIEMLRYLIVAVPETFVALDCFPLPSSVVSHAINDGNFVPKAIEAAEKIKTSSEDVVCIFKSKGLDARYESLAFDRVISSIQKHSENLTKAVSPGCPEHCLAKAAQALDKSLVLGDIHGAYKFLFEDLYDRPTSDGWVAKVSPCLKLSLKWFVNVNTSLIYSVFFLCEWATCDFRNFRTAPPCEIKLTGKKDISQVHIAVRLLKMKLRNMHTLTRKKNEVTNHGVGYLAKCSGQQNNCNNGSKIKSSSKSMNQSICSVAFESPGPLHDIIVCWIDQHVVRKGEGLKRLHIFIVELIRAGIFYPLAYVRQLIVSGIMDTSGNMVDLERQKRHSRILKQLPGNFIRHALEESGIIEGPLLIEALHVYLNERRLILRGSFNENHDNVDNTNNSSINQRNSTFSIKDESSTVSINQLPSNKISCKVKKDDTSVEDLKTAISVLLQLPNSLSNLSTTGLGESQSSVKRPIEFLSKIDLMEATPGCEECKRAKKQKLSEERSSFVQAQFPVLPQDEDTWWVKKGLKSPEPLKVDQPLKTTKPVAKNRQKTVRKTQSLAQLAASRIEGSQGASTSHVCENKVSCPHHRNAMDGDTTKSVDGIRTGQCEDIVSTGKALKRLRFVDKREITVWLMTSIRQLIGDTEKSIGKVGQFGRPITTVDDRSTIRWKLGEDELSAILYLMDVSDDLVPAIKFLLWLLPKVCSSPSSTIHSGRNILMLPRNVDNQVCNVGEAFLLSSLRRYENILATSDLIPEALSSVMHRAAAIITSNGRVSGSGALAFARYLLKKYSNVVSVIEWEKNFKTTFDKRLASELDSGGRLVDGEFGLPLGVPAGVEDPDDYFRQKISGGRLLSRVGSGMRDVVHRNVEDAFHCLFGKDRKLFAAGSPKVPSLEKWDNGYQIAQQIVISLMDCIRQTGGAAQEGDPSLVTSAVSAIVGSVGPSLAKLPDFSAGNNHPNISLATSSLNYAKCILRMHITCLCLLKEALGERQSRVFDIALATEASNALAGVFAPSKASRNQFQMSPETYDTSATTPNDVNSSSKIVLARTTKIAASVSALIVGAIIYGVTSLERMVTILRLKEGLDVVQYARSSRSNSNGNARSVGAIKMDSSVEVHLHWFRLLVGNCRTICEGLVVDLLSEPSIVALSRMQRMLPLSLVFPPAYSIFAFVMWRPFIMNTTVTIREDTNQLYQTLTMAINDALRHLPFRDVCLRDSQGLYDLMAADTSDLEFATLLELNGSDMRLNSTAFVPLRARLFLNAMVDCKMPESIYTKDGGSRISGHGESKLHFTDSESKLQEKLVDVLEALQPATFHWQWVELRLLLNELALIEKLQTHDISLANAIKLSSPSSEKTAASENENNFIQIILTRLLVRPDAAPLFSELVHLFGKSLEDSMLLQAKWFLGGLDVLFGRKTIRQRLINIAETKGLSIKPQFSKPWGSFSPCTDLITSMRDKRKVDSLSLEEGEVVEGVEGSAIKQLHETERAFLELILPCIDQSSDESRYSFASDLIKQLSYIEQQIAAVTRGPGKSAASMPVTESPTNKVNARKAIKGGSPGLARRLTSSTDSSPPSPSALRASMSLRIQLIIRILPILYTDGEPSVRNMRHTLASVILRLLGSRIVLEDANVLVNVTHSSLPKGDVESPSEVACAAFVDSSVEGLFDRMLLILHGLLSSNPPSWLRLKPVSKTTNEPIRKVSSGFDRELLETLQNHLDSMQLPDSIRWRIQAAMPVLPPSPRRSFSCQPPSVPNSSIVSLQPSIKNSGFNSNSLATPQRSPAPLSRTATSGKSKQQDNDFEFDPWTLLEDGAGSCPSASNVGGGDIVNIRAASWLKGAVRVRRTDLTYVGAVDEDS; encoded by the exons ATGCAAAGGTATCATGCTGGCGGCTGCACTAGTGCAGTTAATAACAATTCAATTGGTGGGCCATCGGCTAGGGACATTGGAAGAATTGATTCATCTTCCTTGCCAACCAACTTTCCTGTAAGTTCAAG GCGACAACCACAACCACCACTACCACCATTTAACCTGTACAAGTTGAAGTGTGATAAAGAGCACCTGAACTCTAG GCTTGGGCCGCCGGACTTTAACCCTCAAACACCAAATTGCAATGAGGAGACTCTCACCAAAGAATATTTGCAATCTGGATATAGAGACACAGTTGAGGGGCTTGAG GAAGCCAGAGAAATATTGCTGACCCAGATTCCTCATTTTAACAAGACAACTGTCCTTAATTGCAAAGAG GCCATTAGAAAACGATTAAGGGCCATCAATGAATCTCGCGTTCAGAAGCGGAAG GCTGGTCAAGTCTATGGAGTGGCTCTTTCAGAATCACAACTTTCAAAACCTGGTGTTTTCCCTGAACAAAGGCCGTGTTCTGAAGACTTCCGGAAGAAATGGATTGAG GGTTTATCTCAACAGCACAAGCGACTACGTTCTTTGGCCGATCTTGTTCCTCAATATCGAAGGAAATCAGTTTTGGAGATTCTTATTAGGAACAATGTTCCTTTGCCAAGGGCAACCTGGTTTGTGAAGGTTACTTACCTCAATTTG GTTCGTCCTGGTTCTGCCAGTTTTCCTTCTGGGACTAATGACAAAACACAGCTGTCTTGTTCTGACCTTTGGACCAAAGATATTATTGAGTACTTGCAAACTCTTCTGGATGATTTTTTCTCCAAAAATACTTCTCATTCAACTCTTCATAATCGAGATCGATCACCCCAAATGCCCTATACAACGTCACTTAAGAACAGAAGTAACCGGTTATTACCTGTTTCTAATGGCGAGGAACCATCTTTACATTTTAGATGGTGGTTTGTTGTTCGGCTTCTGCAGTGGCATCATGCTGAAGGACTGGTTCTTCCTTCTCTGGTCATTGACTGGGTTTTAAATCAACTACAG ACTTCAGGTTTTGATTTTTCAATCTCCGGCTTCTTTCAGGAAAAGCAATTGCTTGAAATTTGGCAGCTGCTTTTGCCTATTGTATATGGCTTTTTAGAAATTGTCGTTCTGTCTCAAACATATGTACGCACTCTTGCTGGCCTAGCTCTTCGTATTATTCGTGATCCTGCTCCAGGTGGGTCAGATCTAGTAGATAATTCTCGGAGGGCATATACGACTTCTGCTCTTATTGAGATGCTTCGGTATTTAATAGTTGCAGTTCCAGAGACTTTTGTTGCTTTAGATTGTTTTCCTTTGCCATCCTCTGTAGTTTCACATGCAATTAATGATGGCAATTTTGTACCAAAAGCAATTGAAGCTGCAGAAAAGATAAAAACTAGTTCAGAAGATGTTGTGTGTATATTTAAAAGTAAAGGCCTTGATGCCCGATACGAGTCTCTGGCATTTGACCGTGTTATTTCGAGCATAcaaaaacattcagaaaatctCACAAAGGCTGTAAGCCCAGGCTGTCCAGAGCATTGTCTCGCGAAAGCTGCACAAGCTTTGGATAAATCTCTTGTACTTGGTGATATACATGGAGCATACAAATTTCTTTTTGAAGATCTATATGATAGACCTACTTCTGACGGTTGGGTTGCAAAAGTTAGCCCTTGCTTAAAGTTATCCTTGAAGTGGTTTGTGAATGTAAATACATCACTTATTTATTCAGTGTTTTTCCTTTGTGAATGGGCAACATGTGATTTTAGGAATTTTCGAACTGCTCCTCCTTGTGAAATAAAGCTCACGGGCAAGAAAGATATTTCCCAAGTGCATATAGCAGTTAGACTTTTAAAGATGAAGCTGAGGAATATGCATACTTTAACAAGGAAAAAGAACGAAGTCACTAATCATGGAGTCGGTTATTTAGCAAAATGTTCTGGTCAGCAAAATAATTGTAATAATGGATCCAAAATAAAATCTAGCTCAAAAAGTATGAATCAGAGTATCTGTTCAGTTGCATTTGAAAGTCCGGGTCCTCTACATGATATCATAGTTTGCTGGATTGATCAGCATGTGGTGCGTAAAGGAGAAGGCCTCAAGCGCTTGCATATCTTTATAGTGGAACTCATTCGTGCAGGCATCTTTTACCCTTTGGCTTATGTACGTCAGCTGATAGTGAGTGGAATCATGGATACAAGTGGAAATATGGTTGATCTAGAGAGACAAAAGAGACATTCTCGAATCCTGAAGCAGCTTCCTGGAAACTTCATTCGTCATGCTTTGGAAGAATCAGGGATTATTGAAGGACCACTGCTTATCGAAGCCTTGCATGTTTACTTGAACGAGCGACGCCTCATACTTCGTGGTTCCTTTAATGAGAACCATGACAATGTCGACAATACCAATAATTCTTCTATCAATCAAAGAAATTCTACATTTTCAATAAAAGATGAATCTTCTACAGTATCAATCAATCAGCTTCCTTCAAACAAAATATCTTGTAAAGTTAAGAAGGATGACACTAGTGTTGAAGACCTGAAGACAGCCATATCAGTATTGTTACAGCTGCCAAACAGTTTATCTAATTTGAGCACTACTGGATTGGGTGAATCTCAAAGCAGTGTCAAAAGACCTATTGAGTTTCTCAGCAAGATTGATCTCATGGAGGCTACACCTGGATGTGAAGAATGTAAAAGAGCAAAGAAACAAAAATTAAGTGAGGAAAGAAGTTCATTTGTTCAAGCTCAGTTTCCAGTTTTACCCCAGGATGAAGATACATGGTGGGTGAAAAAGGGCCTGAAATCTCCAGAGCCTCTCAAAGTTGACCAACCACTTAAGACAACTAAGCCGGTTGCTAAGAATCGGCAAAAGACAGTGCGTAAAACCCAAAGTCTTGCTCAACTGGCTGCTTCTAGAATCGAAGGTAGCCAAGGGGCATCAACAAGTCATGTGTGTGAAAATAAGGTAAGTTGCCCTCACCATAGAAATGCTATGGATGGAGATACGACAAAGTCTGTTGACGGAATCCGAACTGGTCAATGTGAGGATATTGTTTCAACAGGAAAAGCACTAAAGCGCCTTCGATTTGTTGATAAAAGGGAAATTACAGTTTGGCTGATGACTTCAATTAGGCAGCTTATTGGAGACACTGAAAAAAGTATTGGTAAAGTTGGTCAGTTTGGCAGGCCTATAACCACTGTGGATGATAGAAGTACAATAAGGTGGAAACTTGGGGAAGATGAACTTTCTGCTATACTTTATCTGATGGATGTCTCGGATGATTTAGTACCAGCTATCAAATTCCTCCTGTGGTTACTACCAAAGGTTTGCAGTAGCCCAAGTTCTACAATTCATAGTGGAAGAAATATTTTAATGTTGCCAAGGAATGTGGATAACCAAGTTTGTAATGTTGGGGAGGCTTTTCTACTCTCATCACTGAGAAG GTATGAGAACATCCTTGCTACATCAGATCTTATTCCTGAAGCTCTGTCATCTGTAATGCATCGGGCCGCAGCTATTATAACATCTAATGGCCGGGTTTCAGGTTCAGGTGCCCTTGCTTTTGCCCGTTATCTGTTGAAAAAATATAGCAATGTGGTCAGTGTCATTGAGTGGGAGAAAAATTTCAAAACCACATTTGATAAGAGACTTGCTTCTGAACTTGACTCTGGAGGACGATTGGTTGATGGAGAGTTTGGGCTTCCCCTTGGTGTTCCTGCAGGAGTAGAGGACCCTGATGATTATTTCCGTCAAAAGATAAGTGGTGGTCGGTTACTGTCCAGGGTAGGTTCAGGCATGAGAGATGTTGTACATCGTAATGTGGAAGATGCGTTTCACTGTCTTTTTGGAAAAGACAGAAAGCTTTTTGCTGCTGGATCGCCAAAAGTTCCTTCTTTAGAAAAATGGGATAATGGATATCAAATTGCTCAACAAATAGTTATAAGCCTGATGGATTGCATTAGGCAGACTGGTGGTGCTGCTCAAGAAGGAGATCCCTCTTTGGTCACTTCTGCTGTTTCTGCCATTGTTGGCAGCGTTGGCCCATCTTTAGCAAAATTACCTGATTTTTCCGCTGGCAATAATCATCCAAACATATCACTGGCCACAAGTTCATTGAACTATGCTAAATGCATTCTGCGAATGCATATAACATGTTTGTGTTTGCTTAAGGAAGCTTTGGGAGAACGTCAGAGCCGTGTATTTGATATTGCTCTTGCAACAGAAGCTTCTAATGCTCTTGCTGGAGTTTTTGCTCCAAGTAAAGCATCTAGAAATCAGTTTCAAATGTCACCTGAAACCTATGATACAAGTGCAACTACGCCAAATGATGTAAATAGCTCCAGTAAAATTGTGCTCGCCAGAACAACAAAAATTGCTGCTTCTGTTTCTGCACTTATTGTTGGTGCAATTATATACGGTGTTACCAGCCTGGAGAGAATGGTAACCATTCTGAGGTTAAAGGAGGGCCTGGATGTAGTTCAATACGCACGAAGCTCGAGATCCAATTCGAATGGAAATGCACGTTCAGTTGGGGCTATTAAGATGGACAGTTCAGTTGAAGTACATCTCCATTGGTTTAGACTACTTGTTGGAAACTGCAGAACCATCTGTGAAGGCTTAGTTGTGGATCTCTTGAGTGAACCATCCATTGTAGCTCTTTCCAGAATGCAGCGTATGCTTCCTCTAAGTTTGGTTTTTCCACCTGCCTATTCAATATTTGCCTTTGTCATGTGGCGACCTTTTATTATGAACACTACTGTAACCATACGCGAAGACACAAATCAACTTTATCAAACTCTGACAATGGCCATAAATGATGCATTAAGACATTTGCCTTTTCGAGATGTATGTTTAAGAGATTCTCAGGGTCTTTATGATCTAATGGCTGCAGATACGAGTGATTTGGAATTTGCAACCTTGCTAGAGTTGAATGGCTCTGATATGCGTTTAAATTCCACTGCATTTGTTCCACTTCGTGCTAGACTTTTCTTAAATGCCATGGTTGATTGTAAGATGCCGGAGTCTATTTATACAAAGGATGGGGGAAGCCGGATTTCCGGGCACGGTGAATCTAAACTTCATTTTACTGACAGTGAGTCTAAGCTGCAGGAAAAGCTTGTAGATGTTTTAGAGGCTCTGCAACCCGCCACATTCCACTGGCAATGGGTTGAACTTAGGCTGCTTTTGAATGAACTGGCTCTCATTGAAAAACTGCAGACACACGATATATCATTGGCTAATGCTATAAAGTTGTCTTCACCGAGTTCTGAGAAGACTGCTGCTTCTGAGAATGAGAAcaattttattcaaataattcTCACAAGGTTACTTGTTAGACCTGATGCTGCACCTCTTTTCTCGGAGTTGGTTCATCTTTTTGGTAAGTCGCTGGAGGATTCTATGTTGTTGCAGGCTAAATGGTTCCTTGGAGGTCTAGATGTCCTCTTTGGTCGAAAGACCATTAGACAACGACTAATTAACATTGCAGAGACCAAAGGATTATCCATTAAGCCTCAGTTTTCAAAGCCCTGGGGTTCGTTTAGCCCATGTACTGATCTAATAACTTCAATGAGGGATAAAAGGAAAGTCGATTCTCTGTCTCTTGAAGAAGGAGAAGTTGTTGAAGGAGTGGAGGGCTCAGCCATTAAGCAGCTACATGAGACTGAGAGGGCTTTTCTTGAATTAATTCTTCCATGCATAGATCAAAGCTCCGATGAATCTCGTTATTCATTCGCAAGTGATTTGATCAAACAATTAAGTTATATTGAGCAACAAATAGCCGCTGTTACTCGCGGTCCAGGCAAGTCAGCAGCAAGTATGCCTGTGACTGAAAGTCCGACAAATAAAGTAAATGCCCGCAAAGCTATAAAAGGTGGTAGCCCTGGATTAGCCAGACGACTAACATCTTCCACAGATTCTTCTCCACCTTCTCCTTCAGCTCTACGCGCCTCAATGTCATTGCGTATCCAGTTAATCATAAGAATCCTTCCTATTCTTTACACAGACGG GGAGCCCTCTGTGCGGAACATGAGACACACACTTGCCTCTGTAATTCTTCGACTACTTGGTAGTCGAATCGTGCTTGAGGATGCAAACGTTTTGGTTAATGTCACACACTCTTCTCTGCCAAAAGGGGATGTGGAGTCACCTTCAGAAGTTGCTTGTGCTGCTTTTGTAGATTCTTCTGTTGAGGGCCTTTTTGATCGAATGTTGTTGATTTTGCATGGTTTGTTAAGTAGTAATCCTCCAAGCTGGCTTAGGTTGAAACCTGTTTCAAAGACAACTAATGAACCGATACGAAAGGTTTCTTCTGGATTTGATCGAGAGTTGTTGGAGACTTTGCAG AATCACTTAGACTCCATGCAACTGCCAGACTCTATCCGGTGGCGAATCCAAGCTGCAATGCCTGTGCTCCCTCCCTCTCCGCGGCGGTCTTTCTCTTGTCAGCCACCATCTGTTCCAAATTCTTCCATTGTATCTCTTCAACCCAGCATTAAAAATTCCGGGTTTAACTCCAACAGTTTGGCTACACCTCAGAGGAGCCCAGCTCCACTATCTAGGACTGCAACATCAGGGAAATCAAAACAACAGGACAATGATTTCGAATTTGACCCTTGGACACTTTTAGAGGACGGTGCTGGATCTTGCCCTTCTGCAAGTAATGTTGGAGGTGGCGACATTGTTAACATCCGTGCCGCCAGCTGGCTTAAAGGGGCTGTAAGGGTGAGAAGAACTGACCTTACTTACGTTGGTGCTGTGGATGAGGATAGTTGA